One part of the Arabidopsis thaliana chromosome 1 sequence genome encodes these proteins:
- the IMPA-6 gene encoding importin alpha isoform 6 (importin alpha isoform 6 (IMPA-6); FUNCTIONS IN: protein transporter activity, binding; INVOLVED IN: intracellular protein transport, protein import into nucleus; LOCATED IN: nucleus, nuclear pore, cytoplasm; EXPRESSED IN: 20 plant structures; EXPRESSED DURING: 11 growth stages; CONTAINS InterPro DOMAIN/s: Importin-alpha-like, importin-beta-binding domain (InterPro:IPR002652), Armadillo-like helical (InterPro:IPR011989), Armadillo (InterPro:IPR000225), Armadillo-type fold (InterPro:IPR016024); BEST Arabidopsis thaliana protein match is: ARM repeat superfamily protein (TAIR:AT4G02150.1); Has 4537 Blast hits to 3341 proteins in 295 species: Archae - 4; Bacteria - 37; Metazoa - 1783; Fungi - 593; Plants - 1355; Viruses - 0; Other Eukaryotes - 765 (source: NCBI BLink).): protein MSYKPSAKTEVRRNRYKVSVDADEGRRRREDNMVEIRKNKREENLQKKRREGFNPSMASQPGQDFSSSLPTETRLENIQQMIAGVMSEDRDLQLEATASFRRLLSIERNPPINEVVQSGVVPHIVQFLSRDDFTQLQFEAAWALTNIASGTSENTRVIIDSGAVPLFVKLLSSASEEVREQAVWALGNVAGDSPKCRDHVLSCEAMMSLLAQFHEHSKLSMLRNATWTLSNFCRGKPQPAFEQTKAALPALERLLHSTDEEVLTDASWALSYLSDGTNEKIQTVIDAGVIPRLVQLLAHPSPSVLIPALRTIGNIVTGDDIQTQAVISSQALPGLLNLLKNTYKKSIKKEACWTISNITAGNTSQIQEVFQAGIIRPLINLLEIGEFEIKKEAVWAISNATSGGNHDQIKFLVSQGCIRPLCDLLPCPDPRVVTVTLEGLENILKVGEAEKNLGNTGNDNLYAQMIEDADGLDKIENLQSHDNNEIYEKAVKILESYWAADDEEEDIGGVDAPENVQSSGFQFGNQSGNAPTGGFNFG from the exons ATGTCTTACAAACCAAGCGCGAAGACTGAGGTTCGCCGGAACAGGTATAAAGTATCTGTGGACGCCGATGAAGGTCGCCGGAGACGGGAGGATAACATGGTGGAGATCCGGAAGAACAAGAGAGAGGAGAACTTGCAGAAGAAGCGGCGTGAAGGTTTTAATCCTTCCATGGCGTCACAGCCAGGGCAGGATTTCTCCTCGTCTCTCCCTACGGAAACGAGA TTGGAGAATATACAACAGATGATTGCTGGAGTAATGTCAGAGGATAGAGACTTACAATTGGAGGCGACGGCTAGCTTCAGGAGATTGCTTTCAATTG AGCGAAATCCTCCAATCAATGAAGTTGTTCAATCTGGTGTTGTTCCTCACATTGTGCAATTTCTTTCCAGGGATGACTTCACTCAACTTCAG TTTGAGGCAGCTTGGGCGCTTACCAATATCGCTTCAGGGACATCTGAGAACACTAGGGTCATTATTGATAGTGGTGCTGTCCCTTTATTCGTCAAACTTCTTAGTTCTGCAAGTGAGGAAGTTCGAGAACAG GCTGTATGGGCATTGGGAAACGTTGCTGGTGACTCGCCAAAATGTCGTGATCATGTCCTAAGTTGTGAGGCTATGATGTCTCTTCTGGCTCAATTCCATGAGCATTCAAAGCTCTCCATGCTGAGGAATGCTACATGGACATTATCAAATTTCTGCAGAGGGAAGCCGCAGCCTGCATTTGAACAG ACAAAAGCAGCTTTACCAGCTCTTGAGCGCCTTCTGCATTCAACCGACGAAGAAGTTCTCACAGATGCATCCTGGGCTCTCTCATATCTCTCTGATGGTACAAACGAGAAAATACAAACTGTTATCGACGCTGGTGTCATCCCTCGCCTTGTTCAGCTCTTGGC TCATCCATCGCCCTCAGTTCTGATTCCAGCTCTCCGTACAATTGGTAACATTGTAACCGGAGATGATATTCAGACTCAG GCGGTTATTAGCAGTCAAGCGCTTCCTGGTCTGTTAAACCTTTTGAAGAACACATACAAGAAGAGTATCAAGAAGGAAGCTTGCTGGACTATCTCTAACATTACAGCTGGGAACACAAGTCAAATTCAA GAAGTGTTTCAGGCAGGCATTATTCGGCCTCTGATTAACCTGCTTGAGATCGGTGAATTcgaaattaagaaagaagcTGTTTGGGCAATCTCTAATGCAACTTCTGGTGGCAATCATGACCAAATCAA GTTTCTCGTGAGCCAAGGCTGCATCAGACCCCTGTGTGATCTCCTACCGTGTCCCGATCCAAGGGTTGTCACAGTGACTTTGGAAGGTCTAGAAAACATTCTCAAAGTAGGTGAAGCCGAGAAGAATCTAGGCAACACAGGAAACGATAATCTGTACGCGCAGATGATTGAAGACGCAGATGGTTTGGACAAGATTGAGAATCTTCAGAGTCACGATAATAATGAGATTTATGAGAAAGCAGTCAAAATCCTGGAGTCGTATTGGGCTGCAGATGACGAGGAGGAAGATATTGGCGGTGTGGATGCTCCTGAGAATGTTCAGTCTTCCGGTTTCCAATTCGGAAACCAAAGTGGTAATGCTCCTACGGGTGGATTCAACTTTGGTTGA
- the IMPA-6 gene encoding importin alpha isoform 6 (importin alpha isoform 6 (IMPA-6); FUNCTIONS IN: protein transporter activity, binding; INVOLVED IN: intracellular protein transport, protein import into nucleus; LOCATED IN: nucleus, nuclear pore, cytoplasm; EXPRESSED IN: 20 plant structures; EXPRESSED DURING: 11 growth stages; CONTAINS InterPro DOMAIN/s: Importin-alpha-like, importin-beta-binding domain (InterPro:IPR002652), Armadillo-like helical (InterPro:IPR011989), Armadillo (InterPro:IPR000225), Armadillo-type fold (InterPro:IPR016024); BEST Arabidopsis thaliana protein match is: ARM repeat superfamily protein (TAIR:AT4G02150.1); Has 35333 Blast hits to 34131 proteins in 2444 species: Archae - 798; Bacteria - 22429; Metazoa - 974; Fungi - 991; Plants - 531; Viruses - 0; Other Eukaryotes - 9610 (source: NCBI BLink).), whose protein sequence is MSYKPSAKTEVRRNRYKVSVDADEGRRRREDNMVEIRKNKREENLQKKRREGFNPSMASQPGQDFSSSLPTETRLENIQQMIAGVMSEDRDLQLEATASFRRLLSIERNPPINEVVQSGVVPHIVQFLSRDDFTQLQFEAAWALTNIASGTSENTRVIIDSGAVPLFVKLLSSASEEVREQAVWALGNVAGDSPKCRDHVLSCEAMMSLLAQFHEHSKLSMLRNATWTLSNFCRGKPQPAFEQQTKAALPALERLLHSTDEEVLTDASWALSYLSDGTNEKIQTVIDAGVIPRLVQLLAHPSPSVLIPALRTIGNIVTGDDIQTQAVISSQALPGLLNLLKNTYKKSIKKEACWTISNITAGNTSQIQEVFQAGIIRPLINLLEIGEFEIKKEAVWAISNATSGGNHDQIKFLVSQGCIRPLCDLLPCPDPRVVTVTLEGLENILKVGEAEKNLGNTGNDNLYAQMIEDADGLDKIENLQSHDNNEIYEKAVKILESYWAADDEEEDIGGVDAPENVQSSGFQFGNQSGNAPTGGFNFG, encoded by the exons ATGTCTTACAAACCAAGCGCGAAGACTGAGGTTCGCCGGAACAGGTATAAAGTATCTGTGGACGCCGATGAAGGTCGCCGGAGACGGGAGGATAACATGGTGGAGATCCGGAAGAACAAGAGAGAGGAGAACTTGCAGAAGAAGCGGCGTGAAGGTTTTAATCCTTCCATGGCGTCACAGCCAGGGCAGGATTTCTCCTCGTCTCTCCCTACGGAAACGAGA TTGGAGAATATACAACAGATGATTGCTGGAGTAATGTCAGAGGATAGAGACTTACAATTGGAGGCGACGGCTAGCTTCAGGAGATTGCTTTCAATTG AGCGAAATCCTCCAATCAATGAAGTTGTTCAATCTGGTGTTGTTCCTCACATTGTGCAATTTCTTTCCAGGGATGACTTCACTCAACTTCAG TTTGAGGCAGCTTGGGCGCTTACCAATATCGCTTCAGGGACATCTGAGAACACTAGGGTCATTATTGATAGTGGTGCTGTCCCTTTATTCGTCAAACTTCTTAGTTCTGCAAGTGAGGAAGTTCGAGAACAG GCTGTATGGGCATTGGGAAACGTTGCTGGTGACTCGCCAAAATGTCGTGATCATGTCCTAAGTTGTGAGGCTATGATGTCTCTTCTGGCTCAATTCCATGAGCATTCAAAGCTCTCCATGCTGAGGAATGCTACATGGACATTATCAAATTTCTGCAGAGGGAAGCCGCAGCCTGCATTTGAACAG CAGACAAAAGCAGCTTTACCAGCTCTTGAGCGCCTTCTGCATTCAACCGACGAAGAAGTTCTCACAGATGCATCCTGGGCTCTCTCATATCTCTCTGATGGTACAAACGAGAAAATACAAACTGTTATCGACGCTGGTGTCATCCCTCGCCTTGTTCAGCTCTTGGC TCATCCATCGCCCTCAGTTCTGATTCCAGCTCTCCGTACAATTGGTAACATTGTAACCGGAGATGATATTCAGACTCAG GCGGTTATTAGCAGTCAAGCGCTTCCTGGTCTGTTAAACCTTTTGAAGAACACATACAAGAAGAGTATCAAGAAGGAAGCTTGCTGGACTATCTCTAACATTACAGCTGGGAACACAAGTCAAATTCAA GAAGTGTTTCAGGCAGGCATTATTCGGCCTCTGATTAACCTGCTTGAGATCGGTGAATTcgaaattaagaaagaagcTGTTTGGGCAATCTCTAATGCAACTTCTGGTGGCAATCATGACCAAATCAA GTTTCTCGTGAGCCAAGGCTGCATCAGACCCCTGTGTGATCTCCTACCGTGTCCCGATCCAAGGGTTGTCACAGTGACTTTGGAAGGTCTAGAAAACATTCTCAAAGTAGGTGAAGCCGAGAAGAATCTAGGCAACACAGGAAACGATAATCTGTACGCGCAGATGATTGAAGACGCAGATGGTTTGGACAAGATTGAGAATCTTCAGAGTCACGATAATAATGAGATTTATGAGAAAGCAGTCAAAATCCTGGAGTCGTATTGGGCTGCAGATGACGAGGAGGAAGATATTGGCGGTGTGGATGCTCCTGAGAATGTTCAGTCTTCCGGTTTCCAATTCGGAAACCAAAGTGGTAATGCTCCTACGGGTGGATTCAACTTTGGTTGA
- a CDS encoding GATA transcription factor-like protein (unknown protein; FUNCTIONS IN: molecular_function unknown; INVOLVED IN: biological_process unknown; LOCATED IN: mitochondrion; BEST Arabidopsis thaliana protein match is: unknown protein (TAIR:AT4G02140.1); Has 49 Blast hits to 49 proteins in 21 species: Archae - 0; Bacteria - 0; Metazoa - 10; Fungi - 6; Plants - 29; Viruses - 0; Other Eukaryotes - 4 (source: NCBI BLink).) has protein sequence MMMQSRLLAFASAARSRVRPIAQRRLAFGSSTSGRTADPEIHAGNDGADPAIYPRDPEGMDDVANPKTAAEEIVDDTPRPSLEEQPLVPPKSPRATAHKLESTPVGHPSEPHFQQKRKNSTASPPSLDSVSCAGLDGSPWPRDEGEVEEQRRREDETESDQEFYKHHKASPLSEIEFADTRKPITQATDGTAYPAGKDVIGWLPEQLDTAEESLMKATMIFKRNAERGDPETFPHSRILREMRGEWF, from the exons ATGATGATGCAATCCCGATTATTAGCGTTTGCTTCAGCGGCGCGTTCACGTGTTCGACCAATCGCTCAAAGGCGTTTAGCGTTTGGATCATCCACGTCTGGTCGCACAGCTGATCCAGAGATCCATGCCGGTAACGATGGAGCCGATCCAGCTATCTATCCGAGAGACCCTGAA GGTATGGATGATGTTGCAAACCCTAAAACGGCGGCGGAAGAAATCGTAGACGATACTCCCCGACCGAGTTTAGAAGAGCAACCGCTTGTACCGCCGAAATCTCCACGCGCCACTGCGCACAAGCTAGAGAGTACTCCCGTTGGTCACCCGTCAGAACCTCATTTCCAACAGAAACGAAAAAACTCCACCGCTTCTCCGCCGTCGCTTGATTCCGTGAGCTGTGCTGGTTTAGACGGTTCACCATGGCCGAGAGACGAAGGAGAAGTGGAAGAGCAAAGgcgaagagaagatgaaacagagagTGACCAAGAGTTTTACAAACACCACAAAGCTTCTCCGTTATCGGAGATTGAATTCGCCGATACTCGGAAACCTATTACGCAAGCTACCGATGGAACTGCCTACCCAGCCGGGAAAGATGTGATCGGATGGTTACCGGAGCAGCTAGACACGGCGGAAGAATCTTTGATGAAAGCAACAATGATATTCAAACGCAACGCAGAACGTGGCGATCCTGAAACGTTTCCTCATTCTAGAATCTTAAGAGAAATGAGAGGCGAGTGGTTTTAA